One segment of Primulina tabacum isolate GXHZ01 chromosome 6, ASM2559414v2, whole genome shotgun sequence DNA contains the following:
- the LOC142548876 gene encoding LOW QUALITY PROTEIN: acyltransferase GLAUCE-like (The sequence of the model RefSeq protein was modified relative to this genomic sequence to represent the inferred CDS: deleted 1 base in 1 codon), whose translation MGTLEPNHPASIQDLKVTTHSSTLIISPISQQSSQTPKPIFLSNIDKVLNFNVQTVHFFPPNPEFPLEVVAARLKKAIEKLVMVPYDFLAGKLILNHQSGRPEIECNGPGVGFVVASADITMEEIGDLVYPNPAYRELIIQRLDDVEGDQPLCIFQVTSFKCGGFVLGTSANHVLFDGMSFKHFLENLASQAFEDKPLATVPCNNRRLLAARSPPQVTFPHPELLKLKLPIGEELANLEFEAEQEDLEFKIMNLSPDDVSFLKETAKTSIGTEMIRTGTLETPKITSFNVVATHIWRCKALSRDVENNADRLSTILFSVDIRSRLRPPLPLSYSGNAVLPAYASAKCSELEHEPFSKLVTMVSEGASRMNNDYARSSIDWGEIYQGFPDGEFLISSWWKLGFDEVVYPWGKSIYGCPVVYHRKDIILLFPEISGATSINNGVNVLVALPPKELEKFQSLFHKFLK comes from the exons ATGGGAACTCTCGAACCTAACCACCCTGCTTCCATCCAAGACTTGAAGGTCACCACCCACAGCTCAACTCTAATAATATCACCAATATCCCAACAGAGTTCTCAAACCCCGAAACCGATTTTCTTGTCCAACATCGACAAAGTCCTCAATTTCAATGTCCAGACAGTGCATTTCTTCCCTCCGAACCCTGAGTTTCCCCTGGAAGTTGTGGCCGCTAGGCTTAAAAAGGCTATAGAGAAACTAGTCATGGTTCCGTATGATTTCTTGGCTGGAAAGTTGATACTGAACCACCAGTCCGGGCGGCCGGAGATCGAGTGTAACGGGCCAGGTGTAGGCTTCGTGGTGGCTTCGGCCGACATTACAATGGAGGAAATTGGGGATTTGGTGTATCCTAATCCAGCATATAGAGAGCTTATCATCCAGAGGTTGGATGATGTTGAAGGTGATCAGCCACTTTGCATTTTTCAG GTGACTTCGTTCAAGTGTGGTGGTTTTGTATTGGGAACGTCCGCTAATCAC GTGTTGTTTGATGGAATGAGCTTCAAGCATTTCTTGGAAAACCTAGCTTCACAAGCTTTTGAGGATAAGCCATTAGCCACGGTTCCATGCAATAACCGTCGCCTCCTCGCTGCTAGGTCTCCGCCGCAAGTCACGTTCCCTCACCCTGAATTACTCAAACTCAAACTCCCGATTGGCGAAGAATTAGCAAATCTCGAGTTCGAGGCCGAGCAAGAGGACCTagaattcaagatcatgaacttGAGCCCCGATGATGTAAGTTTCTTGAAGGAAACGGCGAAAACTAGTATAGGGACTGAAATGATCAGAACTGGAACCCTAGAAACCCCCAAGATCACCAGCTTCAATGTCGTCGCCACGCACATCTGGCGGTGCAAGGCGCTTTCGCGTGACGTCGAAAACAACGCTGATCGGCTCTCAACGATTCTCTTCTCCGTGGACATACGCTCCCGGCTGAGGCCGCCGCTGCCACTCTCCTACTCCGGTAACGCGGTGCTCCCTGCTTACGCATCAGCCAAATGTTCGGAGCTCGAACACGAACCGTTCTCCAAGTTAGTGACCATGGTCTCGGAGGGGGCCAGCCGAATGAACAACGATTACGCCAGGTCCTCCATAGACTGGGGGGAGATATACCAAGGGTTTCCAGACGGGGAGTTCTTGATTTCTTCATGGTGGAAACTAGGGTTTGACGAGGTGGTGTACCCGTGGGGGAAATCGATCTACGGTTGCCCCGTCGTGTACCATAGAAAGGATATCATATTGCTGTTTCCTGAGATTAGCGGAGCTACGTCCATCAATAATGGAGTCAATGTTCTGGTCGCATTGCCACCTAAGGAGTTGGAGAAATTCCAATCTCTCTTTCACAAGTTCTTGAAATGA
- the LOC142548880 gene encoding uncharacterized protein LOC142548880 — protein sequence MPSAAPAAAAAVMQNQNSTPHPSFKTEPKLFSQLDLPSSSSSAVPVRIDGFEEDLILSKSQFLTRPELLKRRSRRVKQLARIYRDHYWALMEELKFKYREYYWEFGKSPFQEDEEGDRTNWNRGDCTIVIAENAHGNDNNGNPWVTNKNNSRCGVHGCKAKAMAMTRFCHMHILSDAKQKLYEACSFSIKSSTTGPILCGKPILRSTVPSYCPIHFQKAEKHMACALKRAGLNVSSASKLAPKLHIIIAEYVRQIKHKRRAARKTKLEHAVVKKENNS from the exons ATGCCCTCCGCCGCCCCAGCGGCCGCCGCCGCCGTTATGCAGAATCAAAATTCTACACCCCACCCGTCTTTCAAAACCGAACCGAAACTATTTTCTCAGCTCGACCTCCCGTCGTCGTCATCTTCGGCGGTTCCTGTGCGAATCGATGGATTCGAAGAAGACCTAATTTTATCCAAATCGCAGTTCCTGACACGGCCGGAACTGTTAAAGCGCCGTTCACGTAGGGTCAAACAGTTGGCCCGAATTTACAGGGACCACTATTGGGCGTTGATGGAGGAGCTCAAATTCAAGTACAGAGAATACTATTGGGAGTTCGGCAAAAGTCCTTTTCAAGAAGACGAAGAGGGAGATAGAACTAATTGGAACCGGGGGGACTGCACCATTGTGATCGCAGAGAACGCACATGGAAATGACAATAATGGGAATCCGTGGGTTACAAATAAGAATAATAGTAGGTGTGGGGTTCACGGGTGCAAGGCTAAGGCTATGGCGATGACGAGATTTTGTCATATGCATATACTGTCCGATGCCAAGCAGAAGCTCTACGAGGCTTGCAGTTTCTCCATCAAGAG TTCAACCACCGGACCAATACTTTGTGGGAAACCAATACTAAGATCAACTGTCCCTTCTTATTGCCCTATCCATTTTCAAAAGGCTGAAAAGCATATGGCATGTGCTCTAAAGAGAGCGGGACTCAATGTCTCTTCTGCTAGCAAGCTTGCTCCTAAGCTCCATATCATCATTGCTGAGTATGTCCGACAAATCAAACACAAGAGAAGAGCTGCACGAAAAACAAAGCTGGAACATGCTGTAGTCAAGAAGGAGAACAATTCTTGA
- the LOC142548385 gene encoding uncharacterized protein LOC142548385, whose translation MAKNKLHADLYTQEITNFNIQLLTDPCSTSTRESFNWEKPKFQKGGTHNEKQISVDPVSIKPAHNSKWEGKGGISSKFLSFSLPSSVTSSPSKQHQKKKAKRKGGHVTNPLYRQQSVAITNLEQLRERHMRRSKSCGEGRTCQPSLDFDLLSHAIKINTLQETEKRSEYSGADDHLLHHGMVIKNSESVPCDQADRFKCGVLCLFLPGFGKNAKPVRSRKHIPHLADHMGVNEGHVVVSQRVSLEKFECGSWRSSAIYMNNEDDGDSSSSLFFDLPMELIRCSNVNDAELPVTTGFVFDKNTPTNNSNTSRKGGLKNSSTVNNTVNSSAASASRLLHSGSMSNSSRHVHFSASSPTLSPASPSSCITPRLRKAREEFNAFLEAQNA comes from the coding sequence ATGGCAAAGAACAAGCTTCACGCTGATCTCTACACACAAGAAATCACTAATTTCAACATACAACTGCTTACTGATCCATGTTCAACTAGCACTCGTGAAAGCTTCAATTGGGAAAAGCCCAAGTTTCAAAAAGGAGGAACACACAACGAGAAGCAAATCTCAGTGGATCCGGTCTCAATAAAACCAGCTCATAATTCTAAATGGGAGGGAAAGGGCGGTATCAGTAGCAAGTTCCTGAGCTTTAGCCTCCCAAGCTCGGTCACTTCGTCACCGTCGAAGCAGCATCAGAAGAAGAAGGCCAAACGTAAAGGTGGGCATGTCACCAACCCTTTATATCGTCAGCAATCGGTGGCCATCACCAATTTGGAGCAGCTCCGGGAGAGGCACATGAGGAGGAGCAAGTCTTGTGGGGAAGGCCGAACGTGCCAACCATCACTCGACTTTGATCTTTTGTCTCATGCTATCAAGATCAATACCCTTCAAGAAACTGAAAAAAGATCAGAATACTCTGGAGCAGATGATCATCTTTTGCATCATGGTATGGTAATTAAAAACTCGGAATCTGTTCCGTGTGACCAAGCCGACAGGTTCAAATGTGGAGTACTTTGCTTGTTCCTTCCAGGATTCGGAAAGAATGCAAAACCGGTGAGGTCAAGAAAACATATCCCACATCTAGCTGATCACATGGGAGTCAATGAGGGACATGTAGTGGTCTCCCAGAGAGTTTCTCTCGAGAAGTTCGAATGTGGGTCGTGGAGATCATCGGCCATTTATATGAACAATGAAGATGACGGGGACAGCTCTTCAAGTTTGTTTTTTGATCTGCCGATGGAGCTAATACGGTGCAGTAATGTTAATGATGCTGAGCTCCCCGTCACGACTGGTTTCGTGTTCGATAAAAACACCCCCACCAACAACAGTAATACAAGTAGAAAAGGGGGTCTCAAGAATAGCAGTACGGTCAACAACACTGTTAATTCAAGTGCAGCATCTGCATCCAGATTGTTGCACAGTGGATCTATGTCTAATTCAAGTCGCCATGTTCATTTTTCTGCATCGTCTCCTACACTCAGTCCTGCTTCACCGAGTTCTTGCATCACGCCACGCCTCCGCAAAGCCAGAGAGGAATTTAATGCATTTTTAGAAGCACAGAATGCATGA